Proteins encoded by one window of bacterium:
- a CDS encoding TetR/AcrR family transcriptional regulator produces MRTAAIDRKAQIIQEATRLFGAEEYDRVTIKQLAQSCGVTEPAIYRHFESKEAIYEEVLLSLRSRLDTKEIFADLTNSDDIEQILGRLAHHVIDCFVANPEIHRLLLYSTLRDHASGKQVFDAIRGTYVRFLTLQLDRLHASGMIIAKNNEITARCFIGMVFDCALSVTVWKGMLGKSYQPADVIENNIPIYSRGLKK; encoded by the coding sequence ATGCGTACCGCAGCAATTGACAGAAAAGCCCAGATCATCCAGGAAGCTACCCGGCTTTTTGGAGCTGAAGAATACGATCGAGTCACCATCAAACAACTCGCCCAGAGTTGTGGTGTCACCGAACCGGCTATCTATCGCCATTTTGAATCCAAAGAAGCGATCTACGAAGAAGTTCTGCTCTCTCTGAGAAGTCGACTCGACACCAAAGAGATATTCGCCGATCTGACAAATTCCGACGATATCGAACAGATCCTCGGTCGTCTGGCGCACCATGTCATTGATTGTTTTGTCGCCAATCCGGAAATTCATCGCCTTTTGCTGTATTCTACACTCCGTGACCACGCTAGCGGCAAGCAGGTGTTCGATGCCATTCGAGGGACGTACGTGCGCTTCCTCACCCTACAGCTTGACCGTCTCCACGCCAGCGGTATGATCATCGCCAAGAACAACGAGATCACCGCTCGCTGCTTTATCGGGATGGTTTTTGACTGCGCGCTCAGTGTCACTGTCTGGAAAGGCATGCTTGGTAAGAGTTATCAACCGGCCGATGTCATAGAAAACAATATCCCGATCTACTCTCGGGGGCTAAAGAAGTAG
- a CDS encoding acyl carrier protein: MDEMKDVVLKYVRNEYLEDEDEELGYDTPLISGGIVDSFSMVSLKRFLENKYKISIPDDQATPEAFDSVNKIVVLVQRFVK, translated from the coding sequence ATGGATGAAATGAAAGATGTCGTGCTGAAGTATGTGAGGAATGAATATCTCGAGGACGAAGATGAAGAATTGGGGTATGACACCCCGCTGATCTCGGGAGGGATTGTCGATTCATTCTCGATGGTTTCCCTCAAGCGGTTTTTGGAGAACAAATACAAGATCTCGATCCCGGATGACCAGGCTACGCCCGAGGCTTTCGACTCGGTGAACAAGATCGTGGTTTTGGTTCAGCGGTTCGTCAAATAG
- a CDS encoding aminotransferase class I/II-fold pyridoxal phosphate-dependent enzyme yields the protein MLPASGERGPRFMLQGYPGREFLRMNSNSYLGMSAREAVTHAEEETVRKFGAGPGAVRFISGTYEPHVALEKRLAQFHGREDCMITSAAYTSVLGVITSLTTSETIILSDELNHNCIINAMKLSRPKDKKVYRHVDMEDMEEQIVACEGQCDTLLLITDGVFSMRGVYAPLETISAIVAKHNHLFPRGIVLIVDDSHGVGALGETGRGTEQLCKASGVDILVATLGKAFGVNGGYIVSKKEVIRFLRERNPLYIFTNPITQGEASAALASINLLDSADGRKLLEHLHRLVAMFEKGLTDLGYETMSSPHPVTPLMVRDTAKTSKLVQYLFENGILATGLNYPVVPKGDELIRFQVNADHTESDLKFVLEVLGRFRKEQW from the coding sequence ATGCTTCCCGCCAGCGGTGAGCGTGGGCCACGGTTCATGCTTCAGGGATATCCCGGCCGGGAGTTCCTGCGGATGAATTCAAATTCGTATCTGGGGATGTCCGCCCGCGAGGCAGTGACGCATGCTGAAGAAGAGACGGTGCGGAAATTCGGCGCCGGGCCGGGCGCAGTGCGGTTTATCTCGGGCACCTACGAGCCGCATGTCGCACTGGAAAAACGTCTGGCGCAGTTTCATGGGCGCGAAGATTGCATGATCACCTCCGCGGCGTATACCTCGGTGCTGGGAGTGATAACCTCGCTGACCACCTCGGAGACGATCATCCTCTCGGATGAACTGAATCATAACTGCATTATCAACGCGATGAAGCTTTCCCGGCCGAAAGACAAAAAAGTCTATCGGCATGTTGATATGGAGGATATGGAAGAGCAGATCGTTGCCTGCGAAGGTCAGTGCGATACCCTTCTGCTGATCACAGATGGAGTCTTTTCCATGCGCGGCGTCTACGCACCTTTGGAGACGATCAGCGCGATCGTGGCGAAACATAATCATCTTTTCCCGCGCGGGATCGTGCTGATAGTCGATGATTCCCATGGTGTCGGCGCGCTGGGTGAGACCGGCCGCGGGACCGAGCAGCTCTGCAAGGCGAGTGGGGTTGATATTTTGGTCGCGACACTCGGCAAAGCGTTTGGCGTGAATGGCGGGTATATCGTTTCGAAAAAGGAAGTGATCCGCTTTTTGCGCGAACGGAATCCGCTCTATATTTTCACCAACCCAATTACACAGGGGGAGGCCTCGGCGGCACTGGCCTCGATCAACTTGCTCGATTCAGCCGATGGCCGCAAATTGCTGGAGCATCTGCACAGGCTGGTCGCGATGTTTGAGAAGGGGTTGACGGATCTGGGGTACGAAACGATGTCGAGCCCGCATCCGGTGACACCGCTGATGGTCCGCGACACGGCCAAAACATCTAAGTTGGTGCAGTACCTGTTTGAGAATGGGATTCTGGCGACAGGGCTGAATTATCCGGTGGTGCCGAAGGGGGACGAGTTGATCCGGTTCCAGGTGAACGCGGACCACACGGAGAGCGATTTGAAGTTTGTGCTGGAGGTGTTGGGGAGATTCAGGAAAGAGCAGTGGTGA
- the acpS gene encoding holo-ACP synthase gives MSIEIGVDIVDVDRLSRQIDRQPEIVHDLFTDSELAASREFRHARAYLAGCLAVKEAFLKVTGSGLRDGIAFRDIVIISNAAGISGIRLQGILRHRYGEHAASECRVSAAFTDHVACAVVAWSQEGRSTDEPFRKL, from the coding sequence ATGTCAATAGAGATCGGCGTTGATATAGTGGACGTCGACAGGCTCAGCCGACAGATCGACCGGCAGCCTGAGATCGTACATGACCTGTTCACCGACTCAGAACTCGCTGCAAGTCGGGAATTCAGGCATGCCAGAGCGTATCTGGCCGGTTGTCTGGCCGTCAAGGAAGCTTTCCTGAAGGTCACCGGATCCGGGTTGCGCGATGGAATCGCATTTAGAGACATAGTAATAATAAGTAACGCTGCAGGTATTTCCGGGATTCGCCTGCAGGGAATACTCCGTCATCGGTACGGCGAACACGCTGCTTCCGAGTGCCGAGTATCGGCTGCGTTCACTGACCATGTGGCTTGCGCTGTAGTAGCGTGGTCACAGGAGGGACGTAGTACGGATGAGCCATTTCGGAAGCTATGA
- a CDS encoding isocitrate/isopropylmalate dehydrogenase family protein, with translation MAKHKVTLIPGDGIGPEVSEATVRVIEAAGVDIQWDRHEAGMAGIQKYGESVPDALLDSIKENKVALKGPLTTLVGKGFKSANVTLRQRLDLYVNLRPVKSIGGVPSHFDKVDLVIFRENTEDLYTGIESMVSPGVMTAMKVVTEKASAKIARWAFEYARKNKRKKITLVHKANIMKMTDGLFLRTFEEIAKEYPDIKAEDRIVDALCMQLVMDPTRFDMLLLGNLFGDIVSDLAAGLVGGLGVVPGANIGDEYAVFEAVHGTAPDIAGKNVANPTALIFSALLMLRYLGEEEAADRIWKAMVLSLAMGHHLTRDLGGTCSTTEFTDELIKEIKSRT, from the coding sequence ATGGCTAAACACAAAGTTACTCTTATTCCTGGCGACGGTATCGGCCCCGAGGTTTCCGAGGCGACCGTCCGCGTAATCGAGGCTGCCGGCGTTGACATCCAGTGGGACCGCCACGAGGCCGGCATGGCCGGTATCCAGAAATACGGCGAGTCTGTTCCCGATGCCCTGCTTGATTCCATCAAAGAGAACAAGGTCGCGCTCAAGGGCCCGTTAACCACTCTCGTCGGCAAAGGATTCAAATCCGCGAATGTGACGCTTCGCCAAAGACTCGACCTCTATGTCAACCTCCGGCCGGTCAAATCGATCGGCGGTGTTCCGAGCCATTTCGACAAAGTTGACCTGGTCATCTTCCGCGAAAATACGGAAGACCTCTATACCGGTATCGAAAGCATGGTCTCGCCCGGGGTGATGACCGCCATGAAAGTGGTCACCGAAAAAGCCTCCGCCAAGATCGCGCGCTGGGCGTTTGAATATGCCCGCAAAAACAAGCGCAAGAAGATCACCCTGGTGCATAAAGCGAATATCATGAAGATGACCGATGGGCTCTTCCTGCGCACCTTCGAAGAGATCGCCAAAGAATATCCCGATATCAAAGCCGAGGATCGCATTGTCGATGCCCTCTGCATGCAACTGGTGATGGACCCGACCCGCTTTGATATGCTGCTCTTGGGAAATCTGTTTGGTGATATCGTTTCCGATCTCGCCGCCGGCCTGGTCGGCGGACTGGGTGTGGTGCCGGGAGCCAATATCGGTGATGAGTACGCCGTCTTCGAAGCTGTCCATGGTACCGCACCCGACATTGCCGGCAAAAATGTCGCTAACCCGACCGCACTGATCTTTTCGGCGCTGCTGATGCTTCGTTATCTCGGTGAGGAAGAGGCGGCCGACCGGATCTGGAAAGCGATGGTCCTTTCACTCGCGATGGGGCACCACCTGACGCGCGATCTCGGCGGCACCTGCTCGACAACTGAATTCACCGATGAATTGATCAAAGAGATAAAAAGCCGGACATAG
- the kbl gene encoding glycine C-acetyltransferase, with amino-acid sequence MSFSTTVRSIYHDQIHGIQDAGLFKQERFIHSQQAADIEVEFPIGAPVKKVINMCANNYLGMSSHPEVLKAAQEGLQCRGYGMSSVRFICGTQDIHRTLEEQVTEFLGTEATILFPSCMDANAGVFEALLTKDDVMIADRLVHASIIDGMRLCSAEQDSFKHGNMEHLEEKLQLHADKRLKMVITDGVFSMDGDTARLDQIVALCEKYDAMVFVDESHASGFIGKTGRGTHEKYGVVGKIDVITTTFGKALGGASGGCVSGRRELVEMCRQRARPYLFSNTIAPVVVSGVMRVLQILSQSTERRDKLEKNTEYWRRGLTQAGFVLKEGDTPIVPVMLFNAKLSQDVSRDLFDEGIYAIGFFFPVVPQGQARIRTQISAGHEIHHLDKALEAFIKVGKKYNILGKTKQEIIDMYGA; translated from the coding sequence ATGAGTTTCAGCACAACTGTCAGATCGATCTACCATGACCAGATCCATGGGATCCAGGATGCTGGTTTATTCAAGCAGGAACGATTTATCCATTCACAGCAGGCGGCTGATATCGAGGTGGAATTCCCGATCGGCGCGCCGGTGAAAAAAGTGATCAATATGTGCGCCAACAATTATCTCGGGATGTCCAGTCATCCGGAGGTACTCAAGGCGGCGCAGGAAGGACTGCAGTGCCGCGGGTATGGGATGTCATCAGTTCGTTTCATCTGCGGCACACAGGATATTCATCGAACGCTGGAAGAGCAGGTGACGGAGTTTCTCGGCACGGAAGCGACGATCCTCTTCCCTTCCTGTATGGATGCCAATGCCGGCGTTTTCGAAGCGCTGTTGACCAAAGATGACGTGATGATCGCGGACCGTCTGGTGCATGCCTCGATCATTGACGGGATGCGGCTCTGCTCGGCAGAGCAGGATTCATTCAAGCACGGGAATATGGAGCATCTCGAAGAGAAATTGCAGCTTCATGCCGACAAGCGATTGAAAATGGTGATCACCGACGGCGTCTTTTCGATGGACGGAGACACGGCTCGGCTCGACCAGATCGTGGCACTCTGCGAAAAGTATGACGCGATGGTATTTGTCGATGAGTCGCACGCTTCCGGGTTCATTGGTAAGACCGGACGCGGGACGCATGAGAAATACGGTGTGGTCGGGAAGATCGATGTCATCACCACGACCTTCGGCAAAGCGTTGGGCGGGGCATCCGGGGGCTGTGTCTCGGGCCGTCGCGAATTGGTGGAGATGTGCCGTCAGCGGGCTCGGCCATATCTCTTCTCCAATACGATCGCTCCGGTCGTGGTCTCCGGCGTGATGCGGGTACTTCAGATCTTGTCGCAAAGCACGGAGCGTCGCGACAAGCTGGAGAAAAACACGGAGTACTGGCGCCGCGGTCTAACCCAGGCTGGCTTTGTACTCAAAGAAGGAGATACGCCGATCGTGCCGGTGATGCTGTTTAATGCGAAATTGTCACAGGATGTCTCGCGCGATCTGTTTGATGAAGGGATCTACGCGATCGGGTTCTTTTTCCCGGTCGTGCCGCAGGGGCAGGCGCGAATTCGGACGCAGATCTCGGCGGGGCATGAGATCCATCATCTGGATAAGGCGCTTGAAGCGTTTATCAAGGTCGGGAAGAAGTACAATATTCTCGGCAAGACCAAGCAGGAGATAATTGACATGTACGGAGCGTAG
- a CDS encoding peroxiredoxin produces MSRRILMAMIIAVVSIAGFATERTAAMPQVGDTIPEFKLPYATRDSISWEGIGSADLKGKRYLLAFYPADWSGGCTKEVCTFRDAIAQFEGLNVEVLPISADLVYSHQEWAKHHNLPFRLLADHWREFGKKMGVFAEEKGYFKRSVFVVGPDGKIEYVDEAYSVADEKDFETLKAFLGTKK; encoded by the coding sequence ATGAGTCGAAGAATCTTGATGGCGATGATCATTGCGGTGGTCTCAATCGCCGGATTTGCCACAGAAAGGACAGCTGCCATGCCACAGGTTGGTGACACGATCCCGGAGTTCAAACTGCCGTATGCGACCAGGGATTCGATCAGTTGGGAAGGGATCGGTTCGGCTGATTTGAAGGGGAAGCGGTATCTGCTGGCCTTCTACCCTGCCGACTGGTCGGGCGGTTGTACCAAGGAGGTCTGCACATTCCGCGATGCGATTGCGCAGTTTGAAGGGCTGAATGTTGAGGTGTTGCCGATCTCGGCCGATCTGGTCTATTCGCATCAGGAATGGGCGAAGCACCACAATCTTCCATTCAGATTGCTGGCGGATCATTGGCGGGAGTTTGGGAAAAAGATGGGGGTCTTTGCTGAAGAGAAGGGGTATTTCAAGCGGTCGGTATTTGTAGTGGGGCCGGATGGGAAGATCGAGTATGTCGATGAGGCGTATTCGGTGGCGGATGAGAAGGATTTTGAGACACTCAAGGCGTTTTTGGGGACGAAGAAATAG
- a CDS encoding magnesium transporter, with protein MNGKLNAQNLNDPIVDYLHRNITTLRDTETVQEAMARLRGTELSEKIIYFYVLNDRSQLVGVVPVRRLLMSPLQDKISSLMLTRVVSIPERATVLIAMEQFLFYRYLALPVVDAQNHLLGVVDIELFTEELSALSEQHEIENAFQLIGIHVTLGRKSSLWASYLDRFPWLLVNILGGLMCALIMSQYESLLEIVILLAMFVPVVLALAESVSMQSMTLTLQGLPETGQSDIMLLSALRRELLVAALIGLSSGAIVGAVAWIWQRDWVVALVIGGAIWVSMITACLLGVAVPGIIRRLKINPQIAAGPIVLAVADIIALMFYFNLSGWLLERL; from the coding sequence ATGAACGGCAAACTAAACGCTCAGAATCTCAACGACCCGATCGTCGATTACCTCCATCGGAATATCACTACCCTGCGCGATACCGAAACAGTGCAGGAGGCGATGGCCCGTTTGCGCGGCACGGAGCTGAGCGAAAAGATCATCTATTTTTATGTGCTGAATGATCGCTCCCAACTGGTCGGTGTCGTTCCGGTTCGACGGCTCCTCATGTCGCCGCTTCAGGACAAGATATCCTCTCTCATGCTGACACGGGTTGTCTCCATCCCGGAGCGTGCCACCGTCCTGATCGCCATGGAGCAATTCCTTTTCTACCGCTATCTGGCGTTGCCGGTTGTCGATGCTCAGAATCATTTGCTCGGGGTGGTGGATATTGAACTTTTCACCGAAGAACTGAGCGCTCTCTCCGAACAGCATGAGATCGAAAACGCCTTCCAGTTGATCGGTATTCACGTTACCCTTGGTCGCAAGTCATCGCTCTGGGCGAGCTATCTCGACCGCTTTCCCTGGCTGTTGGTCAATATCCTCGGCGGACTGATGTGTGCGCTCATCATGAGCCAGTACGAGTCGCTGCTGGAGATCGTCATTCTGCTCGCCATGTTTGTTCCGGTTGTACTCGCACTCGCTGAATCGGTCTCGATGCAGTCGATGACCCTCACTCTGCAGGGACTGCCTGAGACCGGACAATCGGATATCATGCTCCTCTCCGCGCTTCGACGCGAACTGCTGGTCGCCGCCCTGATCGGCCTTTCCAGCGGTGCGATCGTCGGCGCTGTCGCCTGGATCTGGCAACGCGATTGGGTGGTTGCGCTGGTTATCGGCGGCGCGATCTGGGTCTCCATGATCACCGCTTGTCTTCTCGGGGTGGCGGTGCCGGGGATCATCCGACGTCTCAAGATCAATCCACAGATCGCCGCCGGCCCGATCGTGCTTGCGGTCGCCGACATTATAGCCCTGATGTTTTACTTCAATCTCTCCGGCTGGCTGCTGGAACGACTCTAA
- the acsA gene encoding acetate--CoA ligase, whose translation MSHFGSYENRVTDFSWAQAEQELEYRPGGVINIGWYCTDRICSKGLGNKKALIWEGTNAEPKTYTYNDLRLTTNTIGAFLRSLGIQPEDRVCLFMDRIPELYLGFLGVLKIGAVAQPLFSAFGEESLFVRLDDAKTRAIITQRKHVGKVRKILDQMPYLEHIIIVDHDGKKELKDREIAFSLEQATPVEKLESHPTLAESPSVLHYTSGTTGKPKGVQHVHYSLISQYLTAKWVLDIHENDVYWCTADPGWVTGTSYGIIAPFALGATQCVQDIGFSADNWYKWVEKQKVTVWYSAPTAIRSLMKAGDEVVKKYDLSSLRHLASVGEPLNAEAVIWSQRVFDKPFLDTYWQTETGSIVITNFPGMKVKPGSMGRAFPGIKSCVLDLKTYEPIAESGRIGLIALKPDWPALMRGYWGNKETYNKKFVNGWYLPGDRSSIDKEGYFWFAGRDDDIINTAGHLVSPFEVESALLEHPSVAESAVVAKPDDVNMEVVKAFVTLKPGFTASDDLELDIMNFIRKKLSSLAMPQEIEYVPNLPKTRSGKIMRRLLRAQEWGEEIGDISTLEND comes from the coding sequence ATGAGCCATTTCGGAAGCTATGAAAATCGCGTAACGGACTTTTCCTGGGCGCAGGCCGAACAGGAATTGGAGTACAGGCCGGGGGGCGTCATCAATATCGGTTGGTATTGCACCGACCGGATCTGCAGTAAAGGTCTCGGCAACAAAAAGGCGCTGATCTGGGAAGGGACCAACGCCGAGCCAAAAACCTACACTTACAACGATCTTCGACTTACCACCAACACGATCGGCGCATTTCTGCGGAGTCTCGGGATCCAGCCAGAGGACCGCGTTTGTCTGTTCATGGATCGTATCCCAGAGTTGTATCTGGGATTTCTTGGCGTGCTGAAAATAGGAGCAGTGGCTCAGCCGCTGTTTTCCGCATTTGGTGAAGAGTCTTTGTTTGTGCGGCTGGATGATGCCAAAACCCGCGCAATCATAACGCAGCGGAAGCATGTCGGGAAAGTGCGCAAGATCCTCGACCAGATGCCCTATCTGGAGCATATCATCATTGTCGATCATGATGGCAAAAAGGAGCTGAAAGATCGGGAGATCGCATTTTCGCTTGAGCAAGCGACGCCGGTGGAAAAGCTGGAGAGCCATCCGACACTGGCTGAGTCTCCCTCGGTACTGCACTATACCTCGGGGACAACGGGAAAGCCGAAGGGGGTACAGCATGTACACTACTCCCTTATCTCGCAGTACCTGACTGCCAAGTGGGTGCTGGATATTCATGAGAATGACGTTTACTGGTGTACCGCCGATCCGGGTTGGGTGACCGGGACCTCATATGGGATCATCGCGCCATTCGCGCTGGGTGCAACGCAGTGTGTGCAGGATATCGGATTCTCCGCAGACAACTGGTACAAGTGGGTCGAAAAACAGAAAGTGACTGTCTGGTACTCCGCGCCAACGGCGATACGTTCGTTGATGAAGGCGGGCGATGAGGTAGTCAAAAAGTATGATCTGTCTAGTCTGCGACATCTGGCGTCAGTCGGAGAGCCGCTCAATGCCGAAGCGGTTATCTGGTCGCAGCGGGTGTTCGATAAACCGTTCCTCGACACCTATTGGCAGACGGAAACCGGATCGATCGTCATCACCAATTTCCCCGGGATGAAAGTGAAGCCTGGTTCGATGGGGCGGGCATTTCCGGGGATCAAGTCGTGCGTTCTCGATCTCAAAACGTACGAGCCGATCGCTGAGTCGGGACGGATCGGCCTGATCGCGCTCAAGCCGGACTGGCCGGCATTAATGCGCGGCTACTGGGGGAACAAAGAGACTTATAACAAAAAGTTCGTGAACGGATGGTATCTGCCGGGAGATCGGTCATCGATCGACAAAGAAGGGTATTTCTGGTTCGCGGGGCGGGATGATGATATCATCAACACGGCAGGACATCTGGTCAGTCCGTTCGAAGTAGAGTCGGCTCTGCTGGAACATCCATCGGTAGCGGAGTCGGCGGTGGTGGCAAAGCCGGACGACGTGAATATGGAAGTAGTAAAAGCGTTTGTTACGCTTAAGCCGGGATTTACGGCGAGTGACGATCTCGAACTGGATATCATGAATTTCATACGGAAGAAACTCTCCTCGCTGGCGATGCCACAGGAGATCGAATATGTACCGAATCTCCCCAAAACGCGAAGCGGCAAGATCATGCGACGGTTGTTGCGCGCCCAGGAATGGGGCGAGGAGATCGGCGATATCTCAACTCTGGAAAACGACTAA
- a CDS encoding decaprenyl-phosphate phosphoribosyltransferase produces the protein MTTSWHGGSIRSPALPARILLPPASLSLEILEVFGVRAYTTGMPADLIKLARPGQWIKNWVLLAALIFAGTLRDTSRLWLALAAVGIFCLLSSAIYTLNDLIDRNSDKQHPLKKDRPIASGRVTPTKAIAMVIILLAIGLTAAFWINWQFGTVAIGFVLLNFGYSIKLKDLVIIDVVALALSFVLRAYAGAVAINVPASKWLLITTFMLALFLGFGKRRHELVLLESTASAHRKSLSHYSPYLLDQIIGVTTASVLVVYMLYTFSDEVSVKLGTQNLYLTIPFVVYGIFRYLYLIHRLDEGGSPTRVLFADKPILINVALWFVAVTLILYHLW, from the coding sequence ATGACGACTTCTTGGCATGGCGGTAGTATACGTTCTCCTGCCCTCCCCGCAAGGATTTTGCTTCCTCCGGCCTCCCTCTCCCTTGAAATACTTGAAGTCTTTGGCGTTAGGGCATATACTACTGGTATGCCCGCCGATCTGATCAAACTTGCTCGACCCGGTCAATGGATCAAGAACTGGGTGCTCCTTGCCGCCCTCATTTTTGCCGGCACCCTGCGGGATACCTCGCGCCTCTGGCTCGCCCTGGCGGCGGTCGGTATCTTCTGCCTTCTCTCTTCAGCTATTTATACCCTCAATGACCTGATCGACCGCAACTCCGACAAACAGCACCCGCTGAAAAAGGACCGCCCCATCGCTTCTGGCCGAGTCACTCCGACCAAAGCGATCGCCATGGTGATCATCCTCCTCGCCATCGGCCTGACCGCCGCATTCTGGATCAACTGGCAGTTTGGCACAGTCGCGATCGGATTTGTTCTGCTCAATTTCGGCTATTCGATCAAACTGAAAGATCTCGTCATCATCGATGTTGTCGCGCTTGCTCTCAGCTTTGTCCTGCGCGCCTATGCCGGCGCCGTCGCCATAAATGTCCCTGCCTCCAAATGGCTCCTGATCACCACCTTCATGCTCGCCCTTTTCCTGGGCTTCGGCAAACGCCGGCATGAACTGGTACTCCTCGAATCAACCGCCAGCGCTCATCGCAAATCCCTCAGCCATTATTCCCCATATCTGCTCGACCAGATCATCGGCGTTACCACTGCCTCAGTGCTGGTCGTTTATATGCTTTACACTTTCTCCGACGAGGTTTCGGTCAAGCTCGGCACTCAGAACCTCTATCTGACCATCCCTTTTGTCGTTTATGGCATCTTTCGCTATCTCTATCTGATCCACCGCCTGGACGAAGGCGGCTCGCCGACCCGCGTCCTCTTTGCCGATAAACCGATTCTGATCAATGTCGCACTCTGGTTTGTTGCCGTCACTCTGATCCTCTATCATCTCTGGTAG
- a CDS encoding L-threonine 3-dehydrogenase, translated as MKKMLVTGAIGQIGSELVSALRTRYGAEMVVATDIRMPTDKELRDGGPFEFLDVTDSNHITRVMSIHEIGTIYHLAAVLSAVGESRPNIAWQINMNGLYHLLEAARQYKCQIFFPSSIGAFGPGTPQDNTPQDTIQRPDTMYGVTKVAGELLCDYYFKRFTVDARGVRFPGLISYVAEPGGGTTDYSVSIFYEAIRHKKFTCYLRPNTYLDMMYMPDALRAMIQLMEADGSKLIHRNAFNVSAMSFTPDMLAAEIRKHIPSFVMEYEIDPVRQAIADSWPNSMDDSAARKEWGWKPEYDLKSMTTEMLKEISAKLQGEVKVTH; from the coding sequence ATGAAGAAGATGTTGGTGACCGGGGCGATCGGTCAGATCGGTTCGGAATTGGTCTCTGCCCTTCGAACACGATATGGGGCAGAAATGGTTGTGGCAACCGATATCCGGATGCCTACCGACAAGGAACTTCGCGACGGCGGACCATTTGAGTTTTTGGATGTCACCGATTCCAATCATATCACCCGGGTGATGTCGATACATGAGATCGGGACGATCTATCATCTGGCGGCGGTCTTGTCGGCGGTGGGTGAGTCACGCCCGAATATCGCCTGGCAGATCAACATGAACGGCTTGTATCACTTGCTCGAAGCGGCCCGTCAATACAAGTGCCAGATATTCTTCCCCAGCTCGATCGGCGCATTTGGTCCGGGCACGCCGCAGGATAATACGCCGCAGGATACGATTCAGCGGCCGGACACGATGTATGGTGTCACCAAGGTCGCCGGTGAATTGCTGTGCGATTACTATTTCAAGCGGTTCACTGTGGATGCCCGCGGGGTACGGTTCCCGGGGCTGATATCGTATGTCGCCGAGCCGGGTGGCGGAACGACCGACTATTCGGTTTCGATATTCTACGAGGCGATCCGGCATAAGAAGTTCACCTGTTATCTCCGTCCGAATACCTATCTCGATATGATGTATATGCCCGATGCGTTGCGGGCGATGATCCAGTTGATGGAAGCGGATGGTTCGAAGCTGATCCATCGGAACGCTTTCAATGTGTCGGCGATGAGTTTTACGCCGGATATGCTGGCGGCAGAGATCAGGAAGCATATTCCGAGTTTTGTGATGGAGTATGAGATCGATCCGGTCAGGCAGGCGATCGCCGATAGCTGGCCGAATTCGATGGATGATTCGGCGGCGCGCAAAGAGTGGGGATGGAAACCGGAGTATGATCTGAAGTCGATGACGACAGAGATGCTCAAAGAGATCTCCGCCAAGTTGCAGGGCGAAGTCAAAGTTACGCACTGA